In the genome of Rhodamnia argentea isolate NSW1041297 chromosome 3, ASM2092103v1, whole genome shotgun sequence, one region contains:
- the LOC125314159 gene encoding myb-like protein AA, whose product MVAEDWQVQRPDHIGVDSTQKDSWSIEEDKILIKAHMQIGNKWAKIAETLPGRTGNAIKNYWNTTKHRQLSQRKVLPHNNSNLLQDYIRSVTVPSLPKRSPLGVCMVRAGPVPPEVPNHAQPPPPAQTPANNYFGFPMGDGNGNLGLYRVKDNRYHQVQRESGGNGSEERFGNGRELNLEMSLEMDGDRHHRHHPHHHNDYQRREIKKLDFLEMMACRSG is encoded by the exons ATGGTTGCGGAGGATTGGCAGGTACAGAGACCAGATCATATTGGGGTGGACTCTACG CAGAAGGACTCGTGGAGCatcgaagaagacaagatcctGATTAAAGCACACATGCagattgggaacaaatgggccAAGATAGCCGAGACATTGCCTGGAAGGACAGGtaatgcaataaaaaattactGGAATACCACCAAGCATAGGCAGCTCTCTCAGCGCAAGGTTCTCCCGCACAACAACTCCAACCTCTTGCAAGACTACATCAGGAGTGTCACCGTTCCATCTTTGCCGAAACGGTCGCCACTAGgcgtgtgcatggtccgggccggtccggtcccg CCTGAAGTGCCCAACCATGCCCAGCCACCACCGCCGGCTCAGACGCCAGCCAACAATTACTTCGGTTTTCCAATGGGTGATGGGAATGGGAATCTTGGGCTATATCGAGTGAAGGACAATCGTTATCATCAGGTGCAGAGGGAAAGTGGTGGTAATGGGAGTGAAGAAAGGTTTGGTAATGGACGTGAGCTAAACTTGGAGATGAGCTTGGAGATGGACGGTGATCGCCACCACCGCCATCACCCTCATCACCATAATGACTATCAACGTCGGGAGATTAAGAAGCTGGACTTCCTCGAGATGATGGCCTGCCGAAGTGGCTAA
- the LOC115730076 gene encoding SNF2 domain-containing protein CLASSY 3-like, with translation MASYSPVSSRTRARTKKEDPYGGSFSNAELGRRKGGSSGAKSFVRDILLLETSGPEAESSGRGARRRVSSFSGGLGGEGSAGDGSREVIVITDSEDDSDEVISVSGSGEEEEESSDHRPLTARRFEPNHVFHECKNIDVVDGVSSDYDEEESTDFESDDSVGGRENGMSGGEEFLSNACSDDDSIRSGEENVFGEQGEGNDGSFKSSYDDRAPIVSEKRTSSVTEDGPEADLSLDYLSSSFESTTEVDDISDEDLVTNVSESLSTEGETSSSSEEYVPGSECEKMRAIKKRKREDRGEMSCLYSTRKTTEELDIECKDDPVVDAGKKEDVERRVSLVIEWLQDDVEEEKEEEAINGEHNIECMDDPGIDEGGSKENVECRVSRVKGWLQVDVEEVKEEETINVERSNAETDCPSNDENGNSRQTEERGSFSLSECQRTREKAETGHGGNNDDEGLQVDEEEEEEEEEGKAEIEFDRVNAGTDVSSINEKGTIREIEERGNFCEPEKEGSNQSREKLTSLIKVFGVDRRTQEKIYGKVEDRKEEDSGMSCSIQQLPKKRKYKDCSGKKAFANRNAEKEQTSATDGTVRNECRGDWESRTRRERGGESRENTLFKLVNCIWGKDEIPQDDIQKERVDKEKQFAGGCAVREERKESTEWFETFGRTASGIKGDCSHNMYEQKKVGEILPRSGEEGVGVHQAQGRKDCRSTSDYEICWERSGKSKELKYFQRLAQKFRDNKDDTGQKEVVWEIPSRTEPQAEVPPLPVKFFWADEKPEPELAPKSEAEKEMDKMWSDMEFCLRAGELGSSRPPKKFSIEGSGSKRFPNGGNPSLFEGICLQPSGNDSVELSHQSGSVLDLIPCNRNKLYPHQLEGFQFMWKNLAGSTDLKELSNSEPKDVGGCIISHAPGTGKTCLTILFLHTYLGLFPNSRPMVIAPASLLLTWEEEFRKWNKKWDTSISFHNLNSLEFSGTENAGAVRMVEANRHLKQCNDVMRMIKVYSWSKSSSILGISYNLYEKLAMPKRIGIKDPAKKPEIQKKDEEMRKILLDLPGVVVLDEGHTPRNERSSIWNLLLKLRTEKRIILSGTPFQNNFLELYNTLCLVRPTTADELPLSLKKFCQARTGRRKRAKTDDINSLVQPHDKAADDAIVNLRSIMAPFVHVHKGSILRENLPGIKECIVVLNLGDRQKKIVENIQRSQCAFEYEFKLSLACIHPSLILSCNAHVHEKPVIGRERQKLEDLKTNTDAGAKTRFLVELIRLSEALGEKVLVFSQYKEPLSLISYQLRSTFQWSTKGKEILHMHGSLDLRERQRLIGEFNNRQSQARVMLASTKACSEGISLIGASRVVLLDVVWNPSVGRQAISRAFRIGQEKVVYTYHLITKGTAECDKFSKQMEKERLSKLFFSLTDKENGERRKSRVVAEDRIMDEMTSSENFKDLFDQILYQPKDSDAVDQIFYQSSV, from the exons ATGGCTTCTTACTCACCTGTATCGTCAAGAACCAGAGCCCGGACAAAGAAAGAAGATCCCTATGGCGGAAGTTTCTCCAATGCGGAGCTCGGAAGAAGAAAAGGCGGTTCTTCAGGAGCGAAGAGCTTTGTGCGTGACATCCTCCTTCTCGAGACTTCGGGCCCCGAAGCAGAGAGCAGTGGCAGAGGGGCGCGACGAAGAGTCTCCTCTTTTTCAGGTGGTTTGGGAGGCGAAGGCAGCGCCGGTGATGGCAGCAGAGAGGTAATTGTTATTACAGACAGTGAAGATGACAGTGACGAAGTGATTTCAGTGAGTGGAAGTggtgaggaggaagaagagtccAGCGATCACAGACCTCTGACGGCGCGAAGGTTTGAGCCTAACCATGTTTTTCATGAATGTAAGAACATTGATGTTGTTGATGGGGTTAGTAGTGACTATGACGAAGAGGAAAGCACAGACTTTGAATCTGATGACAGTGTAGGTGGTCGTGAAAATGGAATGTCTGGAGGGGAAGAGTTCTTGTCTAATGCATGCTCTGATGATGACTCGATACGCTCTGGTGAGGAGAATGTTTTTGGCGAACAAGGTGAGGGAAATGACGGAAGTTTCAAATCCTCATATGATGATCGTGCGCCGATTGTGTCCGAGAAGAGGACTTCGTCGGTGACTGAAGATGGTCCTGAGGCCGATCTTAGCTTAGATTATTTGTCCTCTTCGTTCGAGAGCACAACTGAGGTTGACGACATCAGCGATGAGGATTTGGTCACAAATGTGTCAGAAAGCTTGAGCACAGAAGGAGAAACTTCTTCGAGCTCAGAAGAGTATGTGCCTGGGAGTGAgtgtgagaaaatgagggcgataaagaagagaaagcgCGAGGACAGAGGCGAGATGAGTTGTTTATACAGCACAAGGAAAACTACTGAGGAGCTTGATATTGAGTGCAAGGATGATCCAGTGGTCGATGCGGGAAAGAAAGAGGATGTGGAACGTAGAGTTTCGTTGGTCATTGAATGGTTGCAGGATGAtgtggaggaggaaaaagaggaagaagcgaTTAATGGTGAGCATAACATTGAGTGCATGGATGATCCGGGGATTGATGAAGGGGGAAGTAAAGAGAATGTGGAATGTAGAGTCTCACGGGTCAAGGGATGGTTGCAAGTTGATGTGGAGGAGGTCAAAGAGGAAGAAACAATTAATGTTGAACGATCAAATGCAGAAACCGATTGTCCTTCCAATGATGAGAATGGAAATAGTAGGCAAACGGAGGAAAGAGGAAGTTTTAGCTTGTCGGAGTGCCAAAGAACGAGGGAAAAGGCAGAAACAGGACACGGGGGTAACAATGATGATGAAGGGTTGCAGgttgatgaagaggaggaggaggaggaggaggaaggcaaAGCAGAGATTGAGTTCGACCGTGTGAATGCTGGAACAGATGTCTCTTCCATTAATGAAAAGGGAACGATCAGGGAGATTGAGGAAAGAGGAAACTTCTGTGAGCCAGAGAAAGAAGGATCGAATCAGAGCCGAGAGAAGTTGACTTCCCTGATCAAGGTCTTTGGAGTTGACAGAAGAACGCAGGAGAAAATATATGGGAAAGTAGAAGATCGAAAGGAGGAGGATTCAGGCATGTCCTGTAGCATCCAACAATtgccaaagaaaaggaaatataagGATTGCAGCGGCAAGAAAGCGTTTGCAAACAGAAATGCCGAGAAAGAGCAAACGTCAGCTACTGATGGTACTGTGAGGAATGAGTGTAGGGGTGATTGGGAGTCCAGAACTAGGAGGGAAAGAGGTGGAGAATCAAGGGAAAATACGCTATTCAAACTCGTCAATTGCATATGGGGGAAGGATGAGATTCCTCAAGACGATATACAGAAGGAAAGGGTGGATAAAGAGAAACAGTTTGCTGGTGGCTGTGCTGTGAgggaagagagaaaggaaagcaCGGAGTGGTTCGAGACTTTTGGCAGGACAGCCAGTGGCATCAAAGGAGACTGCTCACATAATATGTACGAGCAGAAGAAAGTCGGTGAAATCTTGCCACGGTCAGGAGAAGAGGGTGTCGGGGTGCATCAAGCACAAGGGAGAAAAGATTGTAGGAGCACCAGCGACTATGAAATTTGTTGGGAGAGATCCGGTAAGTCGAAAGAACTTAAATATTTCCAACGTCTTGCTCAGAAATTCAGAGATAACAAAGATGATACCGGTCAGAAAGAAGTTGTATGGGAAATACCAAGCAGGACAGAACCGCAGGCGGAAGTGCCTCCGCTTCCTGTGAAGTTTTTCTGGGCAGATGAGAAACCGGAACCAGAACTGGCACCAAAATCTGAAGCAGAGAAGGAGATGGACAAGATGTGGAGTGATATGGAATTTTGTCTTAGAGCTGGAGAACTTGGTTCTTCCAGACCCCCA AAAAAGTTCTCCATCGAAGGGTCAGGCTCGAAAAGGTTTCCCAATGGAGGGAATCCGTCTTTGTTTGAAGGGATTTGTCTTCAGCCTTCTGGAAATGACTCTGTCGAACTCTCTCATCAGAGCGGCTCTGTTTTGGATCTCATCCCCTGTAACCGGAATAAATTGTATCCACACCAGCTAGAGGGCTTTCAGTTTATGTGGAAGAACCTAGCAGGTTCTACTGATCTAAAAGAATTGTCCAACTCTGAGCCTAAGGATGTTGGTGGGTGCATCATATCTCACGCTCCAGGCACGGGAAAGACTTGCTTGACCATACTTTTTCTGCACACATATCTCGGACTCTTCCCCAATTCCCGCCCTATGGTTATTGCTCCTGCCAGCTTGCTTCTCACTTGGGAAGAAGAGTTCAGGAAGTGGAACAAGAAATGGGACACCAGCATTTCATTCCACAACTTGAATAGTCTGGAGTTCTCCGGGACAGAAAATGCAGGAGCTGTGAGAATGGTGGAAGCAAATAGGCACCTCAAGCAATGTAACGATGTGATGCGGATGATCAAGGTCTATTCCTGGAGTAAGAGCAGCAGCATACTTGGCATAAGTTACAATCTGTATGAGAAGCTTGCCATGCCAAAAAGGATAGGCATAAAGGATCCGGCGAAGAAGCCAGagattcaaaagaaagatgaagagatGAGAAAGATTCTTCTCGATTTGCCGGGTGTAGTGGTTCTTGACGAAGGGCACACGCCGCGAAACGAAAGGAGCAGCATTTGGAATCTTCTGCTGAAACTTCGGACTGAGAAGAGGATCATCCTCTCGGGCACCcctttccaaaataattttctagaGCTCTATAACACCTTGTGCTTAGTAAGACCCACAACAGCGGACGAACTCCCCCTTAGTCTCAAGAAATTCTGCCAGGCAAGAACAGGACGGCGGAAAAGAGCTAAAACAGATGATATCAATTCCCTTGTTCAGCCACATGACAAAGCGGCTGATGATGCAATTGTGAATCTCCGGTCTATCATGGCTCCATTTGTTCATGTTCACAAAGGGAGCATTCTTAGAGAGAATCTTCCTGGTATAAAAGAGTGCATAGTGGTGTTAAACCTAGGGGATAGGCAAAAGAAGATTGTGGAGAACATTCAAAGATCTCAATGCGCGTTTGAGTATGAGTTCAAGCTGTCTCTGGCATGCATTCACCCTTCTCTGATCCTAAGCTGCAATGCACATGTGCATGAAAAACCTGTTATCGGCCGTGAGCGTCAGAAGCTTGAAGATCTGAAGACCAACACGGATGCCGGGGCAAAGACAAGGTTCCTAGTGGAGTTAATCCGGCTCAGCGAAGCACTCGGTGAGAAAGTCCTCGTTTTCAGCCAATATAAAGAGCCATTGTCCTTGATCAGTTACCAACTGAGATCGACTTTCCAGTGGTCCACCAAAGGAAAAGAGATTCTACACATGCATGGGAGCCTCGATCTGAGGGAACGTCAGCGTTTGATTGGAGAATTCAACAACCGACAGAGCCAAGCAAGAGTAATGTTAGCTTCAACTAAGGCTTGCTCTGAGGGCATAAGTCTCATCGGAGCATCTAGAGTTGTCTTGCTAGATGTGGTTTGGAATCCTTCGGTCGGGAGGCAAGCAATCAGCCGAGCCTTCAGAATTGGCCAGGAGAAGGTAGTCTATACCTACCATCTGATCACGAAGGGAACGGCAGAATGTGACAAGTTCAGCAAACAgatggagaaagagagattgtctaaactttttttctccCTGACCGACAAAGAAAATGGTGAGAGAAGAAAATCCCGTGTGGTTGCTGAAGACAGGATAATGGACGAGATGACTTCCAGCGAAAACTTCAAGGATTTGTTTGATCAGATACTTTACCAGCCAAAGGATTCCGATGCAGTCGATCAGATATTTTATCAATCATCTGTTTAA
- the LOC115731025 gene encoding putative uncharacterized protein ENSP00000383309 has translation MAAHLNSPHTRRKACSRYYSSSPSRCDVLLAATPDGGPVLPTSTAFTRLTAAPPRLDHRASIRSHSRGPSRYDTGPTYPVPRPLRRDRTATPPPLFKLALPQSGLTSPRVNQAPTKPALESPLHLPIFARRTARSRFSRSPSPQTLVWSSGAVVTTPRSAQHGLNRLTCYHEFAPPSSPRRTTSARELHLLSLTLGLVAGPSRYPLPLVQACGRLRTSRATTGSSCLAATTRLRSEVKTTPGPTSRNRPHGLLLRCNFNRSCPQTSRLLRFLPLTTDSRRLSASYIVQLPLATDRSTKPATPELVLYARCSTTNAGSRTDQLPTSRPTNRTDSVPTSILTTN, from the coding sequence ATGGCAGCCCACTTGAACAGCCCACACACCCGAAGGAAGGCCTGCTCGCGCTACTATTCATCATCTCCCTCGCGCTGCGACGTCCTCCTGGCTGCAACACCCGACGGCGGTCCTGTCCTTCCGACGTCAACAGCCTTCACTCGCCTAACCGCTGCACCGCCAAGACTCGATCATCGCGCCTCCATCAGGTCTCATTCTCGTGGACCTTCTCGCTACGACACCGGGCCTACTTATCCAGTACCGAGACCACTACGCCGAGATCGGACCGCCACACCACCGCCTCTGTTCAAGCTCGCGTTGCCTCAGTCAGGGCTCACGTCGCCTCGGGTTAACCAAGCGCCAACTAAGCCCGCGCTCGAGTCGCCTCTGCACCTGCCGATATTCGCTCGTCGCACCGCCCGGTCTCGCTTCAGCAGATCCCCATCGCCACAAACTTTGGTCTGGTCATCTGGTGCCGTGGTAACGACGCCGAGATCTGCCCAGCACGGTCTGAATCGACTCACGTGCTACCACGAGTTTGCTCCACCTTCATCGCCTCGTCGGACTACTAGTGCTCGGGAACTGCATCTCCTTTCGCTCACGCTGGGCCTCGTTGCTGGTCCGAGTCGCTACCCGCTGCCACTGGTTCAGGCTTGCGGTCGCCTTCGGACCTCGCGTGCGACCACTGGTTCGAGTTGCCTCGCTGCCACGACCCGCTTGCGCTCCGAAGTGAAGACCACACCTGGACCAACCTCGCGGAACCGTCCCCACGGGCTCCTGCTCAGATGCAACTTCAACCGCTCTTGCCCTCAAACCAGCCGTCTACTTCGGTTCCTCCCTCTCACGACGGACTCCCGAAGGTTGAGCGCCAGCTACATTGTTCAACTCCCTCTCGCCACCGACAGATCAACCAAACCGGCGACGCCTGAACTCGTCCTCTATGCCCGCTGCTCAACGACCAACGCAGGGTCCCGAACTGACCAGCTTCCCACAAGTCGGCCGACGAACCGAACTGACTCAGTCCCAACGAGTATACTAACAACAAACTAA